In Macadamia integrifolia cultivar HAES 741 chromosome 5, SCU_Mint_v3, whole genome shotgun sequence, a single window of DNA contains:
- the LOC122079386 gene encoding uncharacterized protein LOC122079386 isoform X2, whose product MLKDRSEFLHVFTKFHNKIKTQFGIPIKIFRSDNALEYAQTDISDFCDTHGMIHQTSCAYTPQQNGVAEHKSRHLLEVSRAMMLHMHVPKHFWCGVLTACHLINRMPSSVFSDKSPFTVMFPNLPSFPMPPRVFGCVCFVHNLHMQVDKLSPRSTKCIFLGYFCTQKGYKCYDPISHRNFVSADMTFFEGTSFYPLQCPRLVSSGLLHLLHLYPPLYPSLMLLVLVTPLLYRFISVGRRLDSQVARYPDASLLPLPASSGEAPVPPPSDDLPIAHRKCTRSCTHKSMVVYPIDKFVSLSHLPSPIHGLALSLSTNPIPRIHTEALCIPGWKAAMDVEMDALLSRGTWSLVDLPPGKDLVQCRWVYTVNFDWPLFQLDIKNAFLYGDLQEEVYMEQPPRYVAQGERTSCVCRFHKAIYGLKQSPRAWFDKFSATIVTCGFSQCYSDHSVFVRRRGDKLVVLVVYVDDIILTSNDEAGISEVKDHLQRHFQTKDPGQLHYFLGIEVIRCKKGISLSQMKYVMDLLSDTGMFASRPVDIPMNHHQKFLWMMVNLSRMCISTGA is encoded by the coding sequence atgttaaaggacaggTCTGAATTTTTACATGTATTTACAAAATtccataataaaataaagactcagtttggcattcctattaaaatctttcgttctgataatgctttagaatatgctcaaactgatatttctgatttttgtgatactcatgggatgatccaccaaactagttgtgcaTATACTCCACAGCAAAATGGAGTAGCAGAGCACAAAAGTCGGCACCTCCTTGAGGTTTCTCGAGCCATGATGCtgcatatgcatgttcccaagCATTTTTGGTGTGGTGTCTTAACtgcatgtcatttgattaaCCGCATGCCGTCCTCTGTTTTTTCCGACAAATCTCCCTTCACTGTTATGTTCCCTAATTTACCGAGTTTTCCTATGCCTCCTCgggtttttgggtgtgtgtgcttTGTTCATAATTTGCATATGCAGGTTGATAAGTTGTCTCCTAGGTCtactaaatgtatttttttgggctatttttgtactcagaaagggtataagtgttatgacCCTATTTCACACAGGAACTTTGTCAGTGCCGATATGACCTTCTTTGAAGGTACTTCATTCTACCCCCTCCAGTGCCCTCGTCTAGTGTCgagtggtcttctccatctcctccacctaTACCCTCCCTTATACCCTTCCTTAATGCTTCTAGTGCTAGTGACTCCCCTCCTCTATAGGTTTATCAGCGTAGGAAGAAGATTGGACAGCCAAGTGGCGAGGTACCCAGATGCTTCACTCCTTCCATTGCCGGCTTCCTCAGGTGAAGCTCCTGTTCCTCCTCcgtctgatgacttaccaattgcgcATAGGAAATGTACTCGTTCTTGCACTCacaaatctatggttgtgtatcctattgataaATTTGTGtctttatctcatcttccctctcctatccatggtcttgccttATCTCTTTCCACTAACCCTATTCCCCGTATTCATACTGAGGCCCTTTGTATCCCTGGCTGGAaggctgccatggatgtagaaatggatgcgcttttgagtcgtggtacctggagtctggtagatttacctcctggtaaggatctgGTGCAGTGTCGCTGGGTGTAcactgtcaactttgattggcccttgtttcagttggacatcaagaatgctttcttgtatggtgatctacaggaagaggtgtatatggagcaacctccgaGGTATGTTGCTCAGGGTGAGAGAACAAGTTGTGTGTGTCGCTTTCACAAGGCTATATATGGGCTGAAACAgtctcctcgggcatggtttgacaagttcagtgctaccatagttacttgtggtttttctcagtgttattctgatcattctgtgTTTGTTCGTCGCAGAGGTGATAAGCTGGTTGTCTTggttgtatatgttgatgacattattctGACTAGTAATGATGAGGCGGGAATTTCTGAAGTCAAAGATCATCTCCAGCGCCATTTTCAGACAAAGGATCCGggccaacttcattatttccttgggattgaggtaatccgctgcaagaaagggatcagtctatCTCAAATGAAGTATGTGATGGATCTTCTATCTGATACTGGGATGTTTGCATCCAGACCTGTTGATATTCCTATGAACCATCACCAAAAGTTTTTGTGGATGATGGTGAacctctccaggatgtgcatTAGTACAGGAGCTTGA